One region of Polynucleobacter sp. Adler-ghost genomic DNA includes:
- the pal gene encoding peptidoglycan-associated lipoprotein Pal, with product MKISIARRAATLSLVGVTALFLAACSSVKLDDVDGANGGGSGNFGSQPWNDPSSPLFQRSVYFDLNEYTVQTKYQKQLSAHASFLKANPKQKIIIQGNTDERGTAEYNLALGQRRSDAVRKSLNLMGVSENQMEAVSFGKEKPKAEGDNEAAWAENRRADIVYITN from the coding sequence ATGAAGATTTCTATTGCACGTCGTGCAGCAACCCTCAGCCTTGTTGGCGTAACAGCACTTTTTTTGGCGGCATGCTCTAGCGTCAAACTAGATGATGTTGACGGTGCTAACGGTGGCGGTAGCGGAAACTTTGGCTCACAGCCATGGAATGATCCAAGCAGCCCACTCTTTCAGCGTAGCGTGTACTTTGATTTGAATGAATACACTGTTCAAACTAAATACCAAAAACAATTGTCTGCTCATGCCAGCTTCTTAAAGGCGAATCCAAAGCAGAAGATCATTATTCAAGGCAATACCGATGAGCGTGGCACTGCAGAGTACAACTTAGCTTTAGGTCAGCGTCGTTCAGATGCAGTACGTAAATCACTCAATTTGATGGGTGTTTCTGAAAATCAAATGGAAGCAGTGAGCTTTGGTAAAGAAAAACCAAAAGCTGAAGGTGATAATGAAGCAGCGTGGGCAGAAAATCGCCGTGCTGACATTGTTTACATTACTAACTAA
- the nrdR gene encoding transcriptional regulator NrdR: MRCPFCHNDDTQVLDTRVSDEGDTIRRRRRCAKCDKRFTTYERVELVLPAIVKKNGSRVEYSHEKLVSSVKLALRKRPVSSDSVDESIARIEEKLLSLGEKEIPSERVGELVMRELKRLDKVAYIRFASVYRSFADIESFESALKELK; this comes from the coding sequence TTGCGCTGCCCTTTCTGCCATAACGACGATACTCAGGTGCTAGATACCCGGGTATCGGACGAAGGCGATACCATTCGCCGTCGCCGCCGTTGCGCCAAATGCGATAAACGATTTACGACTTATGAGCGTGTAGAGCTTGTGCTGCCAGCAATTGTGAAGAAGAATGGAAGCCGTGTTGAGTACAGTCACGAGAAGTTGGTCAGCTCAGTCAAGCTGGCATTGCGTAAGCGCCCAGTCTCTTCCGACTCAGTTGATGAATCGATTGCTCGTATTGAAGAAAAGCTTCTTAGCTTAGGCGAAAAAGAAATCCCGAGTGAGCGCGTAGGTGAGTTAGTGATGCGTGAACTCAAGCGTTTGGATAAAGTAGCTTACATCCGCTTTGCTTCTGTCTATAGAAGCTTTGCAGATATTGAATCTTTTGAGAGCGCGCTTAAGGAGCTTAAGTGA
- the tolQ gene encoding protein TolQ, whose amino-acid sequence MTPTQDLSFLSLVLNASLLVQLVMLLLLGMSVASWTIIFKKTAILRGVRRDTERFERDFWSGGDLHTLLEVAQRNTRSDAVLEHIFEAGMQEFTKGREIDAARRAMKATYQREMDVLEANLPFLASVGSVSPYIGLFGTVWGIMHAFRGLANVQNATLSAVAPGIAEALVATAIGLFAAIPAVVAYNRAATDVDRLAIRFETFIEEFTNILQRQASGR is encoded by the coding sequence ATGACACCTACTCAAGATCTCTCATTTCTCTCTCTCGTCCTGAATGCCAGCCTATTAGTCCAGTTAGTAATGTTGTTATTACTGGGCATGTCAGTAGCCTCTTGGACCATCATTTTTAAGAAAACTGCCATTCTGAGAGGGGTAAGGCGCGATACCGAGCGCTTTGAGCGGGACTTTTGGTCTGGCGGCGACCTCCACACCCTTTTAGAGGTCGCCCAGCGCAATACCCGTAGCGATGCCGTTCTGGAGCACATCTTCGAAGCAGGCATGCAGGAGTTCACCAAGGGTCGAGAGATAGATGCTGCCCGTCGCGCCATGAAAGCCACTTACCAACGTGAAATGGACGTGCTGGAAGCTAATCTGCCATTCTTAGCCTCCGTAGGCTCAGTCTCCCCTTATATCGGCCTATTTGGCACCGTTTGGGGCATCATGCATGCCTTCCGCGGTCTAGCTAACGTACAAAATGCCACTCTGTCTGCGGTCGCCCCGGGTATTGCCGAGGCACTGGTGGCTACTGCTATTGGCCTCTTTGCTGCTATCCCTGCGGTGGTTGCCTATAACCGCGCAGCAACGGATGTGGATCGCTTAGCAATTCGTTTTGAAACCTTCATTGAAGAATTCACCAACATCTTGCAACGTCAAGCTTCAGGTAGATAA
- the queC gene encoding 7-cyano-7-deazaguanine synthase QueC, which yields MSKLSAAFQKIAPRKPNAPAVILFSGGLDSSTILALAKDLGYAPYVLSVSYGQRHSSELAAAKHLAKKMGVIRHEVVNLDLTRFGGSALTDSSIDIPITPGKDLEIPVTYVPARNTILLSLALGWAESLGGLDIFYGANAVDYSGYPDCRPEYVASFEAMANLATKAGVEALNNENRFRVHAPIISMSKADIIQLGTTLDVDYSQTVSCYQANDLGEACGECESCRLRQVGFKQANLSDPTRYQKK from the coding sequence ATGTCTAAGTTATCTGCTGCTTTTCAAAAAATTGCTCCACGCAAGCCAAACGCACCTGCCGTCATTTTATTTTCTGGCGGCTTAGATTCGAGCACGATTCTGGCTCTGGCAAAAGACCTTGGTTACGCGCCCTATGTTTTGTCAGTTAGTTACGGACAACGTCACTCTTCTGAGTTGGCAGCAGCAAAACATCTTGCCAAGAAGATGGGCGTCATTCGTCACGAGGTAGTGAATTTAGACCTTACTCGCTTTGGTGGTTCAGCTTTGACTGACTCATCCATCGATATCCCAATTACCCCAGGCAAAGATCTAGAAATCCCCGTGACTTATGTTCCTGCTCGCAATACGATTTTGCTATCACTTGCTTTAGGCTGGGCTGAGTCATTAGGCGGCCTAGATATTTTTTATGGTGCCAACGCAGTTGACTACTCTGGTTATCCAGACTGCCGTCCAGAATATGTTGCTTCATTTGAGGCAATGGCAAACCTAGCCACTAAAGCCGGTGTTGAAGCGCTTAATAATGAAAATCGCTTTCGGGTTCATGCGCCGATCATTAGTATGAGCAAAGCAGACATCATTCAATTAGGCACTACTTTAGATGTCGACTACTCACAAACTGTTTCTTGCTACCAGGCAAATGATTTGGGTGAAGCTTGTGGCGAATGTGAATCTTGCCGCCTAAGACAAGTAGGCTTTAAGCAAGCCAACTTAAGTGATCCAACGCGATATCAAAAGAAGTAA
- a CDS encoding ExbD/TolR family protein: MAGSLRKSSKRRAMSDINVVPYIDVMLVLLVIFMVTAPMVNPGVVNLPTVGGAKVQSLPPVFLTIDANENVIVRKDGDPVQTLNKFELGAFARSQAEKSAEQPVVLAAEKSIKYEVVMEVMSKLKENGVKRVGLAVKSQ; encoded by the coding sequence ATGGCAGGCTCACTCAGAAAATCCTCGAAACGTCGGGCAATGTCCGACATCAATGTGGTGCCTTACATCGATGTGATGTTGGTATTGCTGGTCATCTTTATGGTGACAGCGCCAATGGTTAATCCTGGCGTTGTGAATTTACCAACTGTAGGCGGTGCAAAAGTGCAATCATTGCCACCCGTCTTTTTAACAATCGATGCCAATGAAAATGTCATCGTACGCAAAGATGGTGATCCAGTTCAAACCCTAAATAAATTTGAACTCGGTGCATTTGCAAGATCACAGGCAGAAAAATCTGCTGAGCAACCTGTTGTCCTTGCTGCAGAAAAATCCATTAAGTATGAAGTGGTAATGGAAGTGATGTCCAAGCTAAAAGAGAATGGCGTGAAGCGTGTCGGCCTTGCCGTGAAGAGCCAATAA
- the ybgF gene encoding tol-pal system protein YbgF, protein MRTLTHSFKQTLSRAFCLSATALCLCASNNAWALFADDDARKAILDLRKSFATAQMDLQNQIEKLKADNAELRGKIENLEKQGDDISTSQKTYYQDLDSRLGNFEPRTATIEGVSGTVQPSEKKAYDDALKAFQSGNLKRADEGFAAFVNRYPKSPYVPLALFWSGNSKYANKDYPGAIAQLQSLIKRYPTHPRVPSAMLTLGNAQLESGNKAAAKKTFSEIISKYPDTEAAKDAQQLIAATK, encoded by the coding sequence ATGCGCACTCTTACACACTCTTTTAAACAAACGCTCTCACGAGCGTTTTGTTTAAGTGCTACGGCTCTTTGTTTATGTGCCTCGAACAATGCATGGGCACTCTTTGCTGATGATGATGCACGCAAAGCCATCTTAGATTTACGAAAATCATTTGCGACCGCGCAAATGGATTTACAAAATCAGATTGAAAAACTCAAGGCTGATAATGCAGAGCTTCGCGGCAAAATTGAAAACCTTGAAAAGCAAGGTGATGATATCAGCACCAGCCAGAAGACTTACTACCAAGATCTGGATAGCCGCTTAGGCAATTTTGAGCCCCGAACAGCCACGATTGAGGGTGTCAGCGGCACAGTTCAACCTAGCGAGAAAAAAGCTTACGACGATGCCTTAAAAGCCTTCCAGTCAGGCAATCTCAAGAGGGCAGACGAGGGCTTCGCAGCTTTTGTGAATCGCTACCCCAAGAGCCCATACGTACCACTGGCACTATTTTGGAGTGGCAATAGTAAATATGCCAACAAGGACTACCCTGGTGCGATTGCTCAGCTACAAAGCCTCATTAAGCGCTACCCAACACATCCTCGCGTTCCATCAGCTATGTTGACTCTGGGCAATGCGCAATTAGAGAGTGGCAATAAAGCAGCTGCTAAGAAAACTTTTAGCGAGATCATCAGCAAGTATCCAGATACTGAGGCAGCAAAAGACGCGCAGCAACTCATCGCCGCTACGAAGTAA
- a CDS encoding GDP-mannose 4,6-dehydratase, whose protein sequence is MSKKALIIGIAGQDGAYLAKHLLAKGYEVTGSSRDVMASSFSNLNALGIREKVKLMSVSINDFRSVFNAIQIFNPDEIYNLAGQTSVGLSFDQPVEAIESIAIGTLNILEVIRLLNKPVRFYNAGSSECFGDTGSLPANEKTLFAPRSPYAVAKSTAKWLINSYRESYGIYACTGILFNHESPLRPERFVTQKIIAGAAKIKARQLKMLQLGNLDIARDWGWAPDYVEAMWLMMQQDKPDDFVIATGRMESLKYFAAKAFEYFDLDWQAHVEIESSFFRPNEILCSVGDPSKAIKILNWKHPNDVDSVIQMMCETQAKKYLN, encoded by the coding sequence GTGTCTAAAAAAGCTTTAATCATTGGCATTGCTGGTCAAGATGGTGCCTACCTAGCTAAACATTTGCTGGCAAAAGGTTATGAGGTTACAGGGTCATCACGTGATGTAATGGCCTCTTCATTTAGCAATCTCAACGCCCTTGGTATTCGCGAAAAAGTGAAGCTAATGTCAGTTTCAATTAACGACTTTCGAAGTGTGTTTAACGCAATTCAGATATTTAACCCTGATGAGATTTACAACCTCGCTGGTCAAACTTCTGTAGGCCTTTCTTTTGATCAGCCTGTAGAAGCCATTGAAAGCATTGCTATTGGCACACTTAATATCCTTGAGGTTATTCGGCTACTAAATAAGCCGGTACGCTTTTACAATGCCGGCTCAAGCGAATGCTTTGGCGACACTGGAAGCCTGCCTGCCAACGAAAAGACACTCTTTGCACCGCGTAGCCCCTATGCTGTTGCTAAATCTACCGCCAAGTGGTTAATCAATAGCTATCGTGAGTCATATGGAATTTATGCCTGCACTGGAATCTTGTTTAATCATGAATCGCCATTGCGTCCAGAACGTTTTGTAACTCAAAAAATCATTGCTGGCGCTGCAAAAATTAAAGCGAGGCAACTCAAGATGCTTCAACTTGGAAATCTAGATATTGCTAGAGACTGGGGATGGGCTCCTGATTATGTAGAAGCCATGTGGCTGATGATGCAGCAAGATAAGCCCGATGACTTTGTGATTGCTACCGGTCGCATGGAATCACTGAAGTATTTTGCTGCAAAAGCGTTTGAGTATTTTGATTTAGACTGGCAAGCCCATGTAGAAATTGAGTCGAGCTTTTTTAGACCCAATGAAATTCTATGCAGTGTTGGCGACCCCTCCAAGGCAATTAAAATTCTAAACTGGAAACATCCAAACGACGTCGATAGCGTTATTCAGATGATGTGTGAAACACAAGCAAAAAAATATTTGAACTAA
- the adk gene encoding adenylate kinase yields the protein MRLILLGAPGAGKGTQAQFICEKFAIPQISTGDMLRAAVKAGTELGIAAKKIMDAGGLVSDDIIIGLVKDRLTQPDCNKGYLFDGFPRTIPQAQAMKDAGVPIDFVLEIDVPFNAIIDRMSGRRVHPASGRTYHVTFNPPKVEGKDDVTGEALIQRDDDKEETVRKRLQVYNDQTRPLVEYYSTWATQSNTADKVKAPSYRKVSGTGSVDNITASIFSALK from the coding sequence ATGCGCTTAATTCTGCTCGGTGCACCAGGTGCTGGCAAAGGAACACAAGCTCAGTTCATTTGCGAAAAATTTGCCATTCCACAAATCTCGACAGGCGATATGTTGCGCGCTGCTGTTAAGGCCGGAACTGAACTTGGCATTGCAGCCAAAAAAATTATGGATGCTGGCGGTCTCGTTTCCGATGACATCATCATTGGTTTGGTAAAAGATCGCTTAACTCAACCTGATTGCAACAAGGGTTACTTGTTTGACGGCTTCCCAAGAACCATTCCACAAGCTCAAGCCATGAAGGATGCGGGCGTACCAATCGATTTCGTTTTAGAAATCGATGTGCCGTTTAATGCCATCATTGACCGCATGAGTGGTCGTCGCGTTCACCCAGCCTCAGGTCGCACTTATCACGTCACCTTTAATCCACCAAAAGTGGAAGGTAAAGACGATGTGACTGGTGAAGCATTGATTCAGCGTGATGACGATAAAGAAGAAACCGTCCGCAAGCGCTTGCAGGTTTATAACGACCAGACCCGTCCGTTAGTGGAGTACTACTCTACTTGGGCAACACAAAGTAATACAGCTGATAAAGTAAAGGCTCCTTCCTACCGCAAGGTTAGCGGCACCGGTAGCGTTGATAATATTACCGCTTCTATTTTTTCAGCATTGAAATAA
- the glyA gene encoding serine hydroxymethyltransferase produces MFDRQNTLAKTDPELWASIQNENKRQEDHIELIASENYASPAVMQAQGSQLTNKYAEGYPGKRYYGGCEFVDVAEQLAIDRVKALYGAEAANVQPHCGASANQAVFLAFLKPGDTFMGMSLAEGGHLTHGMALNMSGKWFNPISYGLDKNEAIDYEQMERLAREHKPKLIIAGASAYSLVIDWERIGKLAKEVGAIFMVDMAHYSGLIAAGVYPNPVPHADIVTSTTHKSLRGPRGGIILMKAEHEKAINSAVFPGLQGGPLMHVIAAKATAFKEAQEPSFIEYQKQVIANAKALAETLISRGLRIVSGGTDSHVMLVDLRAKKMTGKEAERVLGEAHITCNKNGIPNDPEKPMVTSGIRLGSPAMTTRGFKEAEARQVGNFIADVLDNPNDADNIAKVRAQVAELTKRFPVYG; encoded by the coding sequence ATGTTTGACCGCCAAAATACCTTAGCCAAAACCGACCCGGAGCTATGGGCATCGATTCAGAATGAAAATAAGCGTCAAGAAGATCACATTGAACTGATTGCATCTGAGAACTATGCCTCTCCAGCAGTGATGCAGGCGCAGGGCTCTCAGCTCACCAATAAGTACGCTGAAGGCTACCCAGGCAAGCGTTATTACGGTGGTTGTGAGTTTGTAGACGTGGCTGAGCAGTTGGCGATTGATCGAGTAAAGGCTTTATACGGTGCTGAAGCAGCTAACGTTCAGCCTCATTGCGGCGCATCCGCAAACCAAGCGGTATTTTTGGCTTTCCTGAAACCTGGCGATACCTTCATGGGAATGAGTTTGGCTGAAGGCGGTCACTTGACCCACGGCATGGCCTTGAATATGAGTGGTAAGTGGTTTAACCCTATTTCTTATGGCCTCGATAAAAACGAAGCGATCGATTACGAGCAAATGGAGCGTTTAGCTCGTGAGCACAAACCTAAATTAATTATTGCTGGTGCATCTGCTTACTCTCTTGTAATCGATTGGGAACGCATAGGTAAGTTGGCTAAAGAAGTCGGTGCCATTTTTATGGTGGATATGGCGCATTACTCTGGTTTGATTGCTGCTGGCGTATATCCAAACCCAGTGCCCCATGCTGACATCGTTACCTCCACAACGCACAAGAGTTTGCGTGGCCCTCGCGGCGGTATCATCTTGATGAAAGCTGAGCATGAGAAGGCAATTAACTCTGCAGTGTTTCCAGGTCTTCAGGGTGGTCCATTGATGCATGTGATCGCAGCTAAAGCAACAGCATTTAAAGAAGCGCAAGAGCCTAGCTTTATTGAGTATCAAAAACAAGTGATTGCAAACGCAAAAGCATTGGCTGAGACTTTGATCTCACGCGGTCTGCGAATTGTTTCTGGTGGTACAGATTCTCATGTGATGTTGGTGGATTTGCGTGCTAAGAAGATGACTGGTAAAGAGGCTGAGCGTGTACTAGGCGAGGCGCATATTACTTGCAATAAGAACGGTATTCCGAATGATCCAGAAAAACCAATGGTCACCAGTGGTATTCGTTTGGGTTCACCAGCAATGACTACGCGTGGCTTTAAAGAAGCTGAAGCACGTCAAGTTGGTAATTTTATTGCAGATGTTTTGGATAATCCAAATGATGCTGACAATATCGCCAAGGTTCGTGCGCAAGTTGCTGAGTTGACTAAGCGTTTCCCGGTTTACGGCTAA
- a CDS encoding riboflavin synthase, whose amino-acid sequence MFTGIITAVGQIKSAQAKGDGLHLVVEVPSGYLDDVALGDSIAIQGACMTATELTDTTFALDISRESLNKTIGLDKVGPVNLEKALRLNDRLGGHLVSGHVDGVGKVLHFATVAEDAYGSWLLQIEAPKTLAPFLAYKGSIVVNGVSLTVNKTQDRQDACLVDINIIPHTLENTTLGKLKQGDAVNLEVDLIARYVARMMETQAQ is encoded by the coding sequence ATGTTTACTGGAATTATTACTGCAGTTGGTCAAATCAAAAGTGCTCAAGCTAAAGGCGATGGCCTGCACTTAGTAGTTGAAGTGCCCTCTGGGTATCTCGATGATGTTGCTTTGGGTGACAGTATTGCGATTCAGGGTGCTTGTATGACAGCCACTGAATTGACTGATACTACTTTTGCTTTAGATATCTCGCGTGAGTCTTTGAATAAGACGATTGGCCTAGATAAAGTGGGGCCAGTGAACCTAGAAAAAGCCTTACGATTAAATGATCGCTTAGGCGGTCATTTAGTGAGTGGGCATGTGGATGGTGTGGGCAAGGTATTGCACTTTGCAACTGTCGCTGAGGATGCTTATGGTTCTTGGCTTCTGCAAATTGAAGCCCCGAAGACATTGGCCCCATTCTTGGCATACAAGGGATCAATTGTTGTTAATGGTGTTTCCTTAACAGTCAATAAAACGCAAGATCGTCAAGACGCTTGCTTGGTAGATATTAATATCATTCCCCACACACTCGAGAACACGACCTTGGGCAAGCTAAAGCAGGGCGATGCAGTGAATCTAGAGGTAGATTTGATTGCGCGTTATGTTGCACGCATGATGGAAACGCAAGCTCAGTAA
- the ribD gene encoding bifunctional diaminohydroxyphosphoribosylaminopyrimidine deaminase/5-amino-6-(5-phosphoribosylamino)uracil reductase RibD translates to MYTAVDHQFMSQAIVEAQNALYLSNPNPRVGCIIVKDGLVIGRGHTQRVGGPHAEVQALADVKANGLDAAGSTIYVTLEPCNHTGRTPPCVDALIAAKPSLVIAAMSDPNPLVGGKGLERLKAAGIDVRCGLLESEAQALNQGFISRMTRGLPWVRMKIAASLDGKTALANGQSQWITGPLARADGHHWRAQACAILTGVGTVKEDNPCLDVRDVKTERQPWRIIVDSKLETPLNAKVLSKHQASGVILVCASLDSQESQEKAKAFEAIGVEVIAIANANGKVDLPKLFAYLAKERHMNEIHVEAGFKLNGSLLRENCVDELLLYYAPFFMGEGIGMVNITPLTALDQRQDWQIIDQSLLGSDLRLRLSKT, encoded by the coding sequence ATGTACACCGCAGTCGACCATCAATTTATGAGCCAGGCAATAGTCGAGGCTCAAAATGCCCTTTATCTATCTAACCCCAACCCACGGGTCGGATGCATCATTGTGAAAGACGGTTTAGTGATTGGGCGCGGACACACCCAAAGAGTGGGAGGACCCCATGCAGAAGTTCAGGCATTAGCTGATGTAAAGGCCAATGGTTTGGACGCTGCTGGATCTACGATCTATGTCACCTTAGAGCCCTGCAACCACACTGGTAGAACGCCGCCTTGTGTCGACGCTTTAATTGCGGCCAAACCGTCCTTAGTGATTGCGGCAATGTCCGATCCCAATCCCTTGGTTGGTGGCAAAGGTCTTGAGCGATTAAAGGCTGCTGGTATTGATGTGCGTTGTGGTTTATTGGAATCTGAAGCTCAAGCATTGAATCAGGGATTTATTTCTAGGATGACTCGAGGTTTGCCTTGGGTTCGTATGAAGATCGCTGCCAGCTTAGACGGCAAGACAGCTTTAGCAAATGGCCAAAGCCAATGGATTACTGGTCCCTTAGCTCGGGCGGATGGCCATCATTGGCGTGCTCAAGCTTGCGCCATATTGACTGGGGTAGGTACCGTCAAAGAGGATAACCCATGCCTTGATGTACGGGATGTCAAAACCGAACGCCAGCCCTGGAGAATTATTGTTGATTCAAAACTAGAAACACCGCTGAATGCTAAGGTATTGAGTAAGCACCAAGCATCAGGCGTCATCTTGGTTTGCGCCTCCTTGGATTCTCAGGAGAGTCAAGAAAAGGCAAAAGCATTTGAGGCTATTGGAGTTGAAGTCATTGCGATAGCTAACGCTAATGGCAAGGTGGATTTACCTAAACTCTTTGCGTATTTAGCAAAAGAGCGCCACATGAATGAAATCCATGTCGAGGCTGGATTTAAGCTCAATGGATCCTTGCTGAGAGAAAATTGCGTTGATGAATTGTTGCTCTATTACGCACCCTTCTTTATGGGTGAGGGTATCGGGATGGTTAATATCACCCCGTTGACGGCATTAGATCAACGTCAAGATTGGCAAATCATCGATCAAAGTCTGCTTGGCTCTGATCTTCGTTTGCGCCTGAGCAAGACATAA
- the tolB gene encoding Tol-Pal system beta propeller repeat protein TolB encodes MLRVAKKYFSSVVSASLAVLSMASLSSSALAQMNIEITGVGQSLYPIAVMRFKDESKLPTSVTDIIRQDLARSGYFKNTENGNASESDEGTPNYKSWVARGADALTVGSVVQTSAGQFEIRYKLFDIRKSESLGGLNINSSADNLRAAAHKIADDIILKLLGERGIFSTRLSYVIKEGKRYRLVISDADGQNIRNAMNSGEPIISPSWSPDGKKVAYVSFEDRKPVIYVHELATGRRIALSNQKGNNSAPAWSPDGKKLAISLSKDGNTQIYSINADGTGLQRLTRGYTIDTEPQYSADGRYIYFTSDRGGNPQIYRMSAEGEQVDGAKRITFKQGFVTSPRISPDGKYLAYIANIGGAFRLYILNLATGDSQALTDGTSDESPSFAANGRYVLYSTKVGGKRVLAAVSVDGNSKQILSIPGSDVRQPSWGPFMD; translated from the coding sequence ATGTTGCGAGTTGCTAAAAAGTATTTTTCATCAGTAGTGTCAGCATCCCTAGCGGTGCTATCAATGGCCAGCCTAAGTTCTTCAGCGCTAGCGCAAATGAATATTGAAATCACTGGTGTAGGCCAGTCGCTCTATCCCATCGCAGTGATGCGCTTTAAGGATGAGAGCAAGCTTCCAACCAGCGTAACTGACATCATTCGCCAAGACTTAGCACGCAGCGGCTATTTTAAAAATACCGAAAATGGTAACGCTAGCGAAAGTGATGAGGGCACACCTAACTACAAATCTTGGGTAGCTCGTGGTGCAGATGCTTTGACTGTGGGCTCTGTGGTGCAGACTAGCGCAGGTCAATTTGAAATTCGCTATAAACTTTTTGATATTCGTAAATCCGAAAGCCTTGGCGGCTTAAATATTAATTCCAGCGCAGATAATTTACGTGCAGCAGCTCACAAAATTGCCGATGACATCATCCTCAAGCTATTGGGTGAGCGCGGTATTTTTTCAACCCGACTCTCTTACGTTATTAAAGAAGGTAAACGCTATCGTTTAGTGATATCCGATGCGGATGGTCAAAATATTCGTAATGCCATGAATAGTGGGGAACCAATCATCTCCCCATCGTGGTCGCCAGATGGCAAGAAAGTAGCCTACGTTTCCTTTGAAGATCGTAAGCCAGTCATCTATGTTCACGAGCTCGCTACTGGCCGCCGCATTGCCCTCTCAAACCAAAAAGGAAATAACAGTGCGCCAGCCTGGTCACCCGATGGCAAAAAGTTAGCGATCTCCCTCTCAAAAGACGGCAATACCCAGATCTATAGCATCAATGCTGATGGAACGGGCTTGCAGCGCCTTACTCGTGGTTACACCATTGACACTGAACCTCAATATTCTGCTGATGGTCGTTACATCTACTTCACAAGTGATCGTGGCGGCAATCCACAGATTTACCGCATGAGTGCTGAAGGTGAACAGGTTGATGGCGCCAAACGAATTACCTTCAAGCAGGGTTTTGTCACTTCGCCACGCATTTCACCGGATGGTAAATATCTGGCCTATATCGCCAACATTGGTGGAGCCTTCCGCCTCTATATCCTCAATCTAGCAACAGGCGATTCCCAAGCGCTCACCGATGGAACTAGCGATGAGTCCCCATCTTTTGCGGCAAACGGTCGTTATGTTCTGTATTCCACTAAGGTAGGCGGTAAGCGGGTTTTAGCTGCGGTGTCAGTGGATGGAAACTCTAAGCAAATATTAAGTATTCCAGGGTCTGATGTACGTCAGCCATCTTGGGGGCCATTTATGGACTAA
- the tolA gene encoding cell envelope integrity protein TolA yields the protein MNSAQTFRPSSLNFKRGRPTKNESTTRAFSFSLAVHLGLIAFLVIGISWNNSTPSGVEVELWDASQQVETPVVPEVKTEMKEEAADIAIKKKKVEPEPPKKEVVKETPKPVTPTKPPPPKEKEKEKPKKPEAPKAAAPAETKANAAAEKVRADQLARLRAAAGAEGGSGGTSGSGVGGGGNAPPGWTDKVVKKVKPLIVFNPESISGNPAAVVKVNLAPDGAILSTDLVTSSGNAGWDRAVLLALSRAESLPRDDNGKIPQREVKLTFKPKD from the coding sequence ATGAATAGCGCGCAAACTTTTCGTCCAAGCTCATTAAACTTTAAACGAGGGCGACCTACTAAAAACGAAAGCACTACACGTGCTTTTAGTTTTTCACTAGCCGTACACTTAGGCCTAATAGCTTTCTTGGTCATCGGCATTAGCTGGAATAACTCAACCCCTTCTGGCGTTGAAGTTGAACTTTGGGATGCAAGCCAACAAGTCGAAACGCCTGTCGTTCCTGAAGTCAAAACTGAGATGAAGGAAGAAGCAGCGGACATCGCCATTAAGAAAAAGAAGGTTGAACCAGAGCCCCCTAAGAAAGAAGTGGTGAAAGAAACACCGAAGCCAGTTACTCCAACTAAGCCTCCTCCACCCAAGGAAAAAGAAAAAGAGAAGCCTAAAAAGCCTGAAGCACCGAAAGCTGCTGCCCCTGCAGAAACTAAAGCCAATGCTGCCGCTGAAAAAGTTCGCGCAGATCAGCTAGCACGCTTACGCGCAGCTGCCGGGGCTGAAGGTGGTAGTGGTGGCACAAGCGGTAGCGGTGTCGGCGGTGGCGGCAATGCGCCTCCTGGCTGGACAGATAAAGTAGTTAAGAAAGTAAAACCGCTCATCGTGTTTAATCCAGAATCTATCAGCGGCAACCCTGCGGCAGTTGTTAAAGTAAACCTTGCACCGGATGGTGCAATCTTAAGTACAGATCTCGTCACCTCCAGCGGTAACGCAGGATGGGATCGGGCAGTTCTCCTCGCACTGAGTCGCGCAGAAAGTCTGCCGAGAGACGACAATGGAAAAATTCCTCAAAGAGAAGTTAAGCTGACCTTTAAACCCAAGGACTAA